A region from the Silene latifolia isolate original U9 population chromosome 7, ASM4854445v1, whole genome shotgun sequence genome encodes:
- the LOC141592418 gene encoding ABC transporter G family member 25 has product MSSHVLYDNKPPNNNLQCRNSSTNHQSQSLLYSSYPICLKFMDVCYKIKVEQEQQQIVLCGKDDNSKSTAGSVEDRTILNKITGIANPGEILAVLGPSGSGKSTLLNALSGRLHTPNISGTIHSNDKPLTKHTLKRIGFVTQDDVLYPHLTVRETLLYTALLRLPNTVSKPDKISAVDLVISELGLCKCENTIIGNTFVRGISGGERKRVSIAHEMLVNPSLLILDEPTSGLDSTGAYRLVKSLEGLARKGGKTVIMSVHQPSSRVYQMFDSVLVLCEGNSVYFGKGSDAMRYFGSVGFEPSFPMNPADFLLDLANGVCHLQDGVSERDKPNLKQTLISEYNNVLAPSVKALCLNNNNNNNGTPNNSKDNTFIRNQKKTPRQTLKTGLFNWINQFSILFQRSLKERRHESFNYLRVSQVLAAALLAGTMWWHSDFRDVQDRLGLLYFISIFWGVFPSFNAVFAFPQDRSIFTKERASGMYSLSAYFMARITGDLPMELILPIIFVTLVYWMTGLRPEVWAFVLTLAVVISYVLVAQGIGLALGAIIMDAKRASTVVTIIMLGCVLTGGFYVHKLPGCLGWIKYASVTFYSYRLLIDVQYGTGEKISDFFGCATRKVNLAQCKFIEQDIEGQVAPIASIGIMIILFIGFRLLAYLALRHIKI; this is encoded by the exons ATGTCGTCTCATGTTTTGTACGATAACAAACCTCCTAACAACAACTTGCAATGTCGGAATTCTTCTACTAATCATCAATCACAATCCCTCTTGTACTCTTCTTACCCTATATGTCTTAAG TTCATGGACGTATGCTACAAGATAAAAGTggaacaagaacaacaacaaattGTCCTTTGCGGAAAAGATGACAATTCAAAATCAACGGCCGGTTCGGTCGAAGACCGAACAATCCTAAACAAAATAACCGGAATAGCAAACCCGGGTGAAATCCTAGCGGTTCTCGGTCCATCCGGAAGTGGAAAATCAACTCTACTAAATGCCCTTTCGGGCCGTCTCCATACACCGAACATTTCCGGAACAATTCATTCAAATGACAAACCATTAACAAAACACACGTTAAAACGCATCGGTTTTGTAACACAAGACGATGTCTTATACCCACACTTAACCGTAAGAGAAACACTCTTATACACCGCGCTGTTACGGTTACCTAATACCGTGTCGAAACCCGATAAAATCTCAGCCGTTGATCTTGTTATATCGGAGTTAGGATTGTGTAAGTGCGAGAACACAATAATTGGGAATACGTTCGTTCGTGGAATATCGGGAGGTGAAAGGAAAAGAGTTAGTATTGCACATGAAATGTTGGTGAACCCGAGTTTATTGATTTTAGATGAACCGACTAGCGGTTTGGATTCGACCGGTGCGTATCGGTTGGTTAAGAGTTTAGAAGGGTTGGCTCGGAAAGGTGGGAAGACGGTTATTATGTCGGTTCATCAACCTTCGAGCCGGGTTTATCAAatgtttgactcggttttggTTTTGTGTGAGGGGAATTCGGTTTATTTTGGGAAAGGGAGTGATGCTATGAGGTATTTTGGTTCGGTTGGGTTTGAGCCGTCTTTTCCTATGAATCCTGCGGATTTTCTCCTCGATCTTGCTAATG GTGTTTGTCACCTTCAAGATGGAGTAAGTGAAAGAGACAAGCCGAACTTAAAACAAACGTTAATCTCCGAGTACAACAATGTCTTAGCTCCATCAGTGAAAGCTCTTtgcttaaacaacaacaacaacaacaacggtaCGCCAAATAACTCGAAAGATAATACATTCATCCGAAACCAAAAAAAGACGCCTAGACAAACCCTAAAGACCGGTTTATTCAACTGGATAAACCAATTCAGCATTCTTTTCCAAAGAAGTCTAAAAGAACGAAGACACGAGTCATTCAACTACTTACGCGTCTCACAAGTCTTAGCCGCGGCCCTTCTGGCCGGGACAATGTGGTGGCATTCAGATTTCCGAGATGTTCAAGATAGGTTGGGTCTCCTATACTTTATTTCAATCTTTTGGGGGGTATTTCCGTCTTTTAATGCAGTTTTCGCGTTCCCTCAAGACCGGTCAATTTTCACCAAGGAACGGGCCTCAGGAATGTACTCCCTCTCCGCTTATTTCATGGCCCGAATCACGGGTGATCTACCCATGGAGCTAATTTTACCGATAATTTTTGTGACTTTGGTGTATTGGATGACCGGTTTAAGGCCGGAAGTTTGGGCCTTTGTTCTAACCCTCGCTGTGGTCATAAGTTATGTACTAGTGGCCCAAGGGATTGGGCTAGCCCTTGGCGCGATTATAATGGATGCTAAACGGGCCTCTACCGTGGTTACAATAATTATGTTGGGTTGTGTATTGACGGGTGGGTTTTACGTCCATAAATTGCCGGGTTGTTTGGGTTGGATCAAATATGCATCGGTCACATTTTATAGCTACCGGCTTCTAATTGATGTCCAATATGGTACCGGTGAGAAAATATCGGATTTTTTCGGTTGCGCGACCCGTAAGGTTAATTTGGCTCAATGCAAGTTCATTGAACAAGATATTGAAGGTCAAGTTGCTCCCATTGCAAGTATTGGGATCATGATAATCTTGTTTATTGGATTTAGATTATTGGCTTATCTTGCATTAAGGCATATAAAGATATGA